Below is a window of Scatophagus argus isolate fScaArg1 chromosome 24, fScaArg1.pri, whole genome shotgun sequence DNA.
CGACGAAGGACctggagcagctgctggagctCTGCTGGAGCAAGCCGCCGCTCTGCAGCGAAGACGCCATGCCGGTCAGCGTCTGGTCGCCCACGCGCCACGTCTCGCAGAAGCTGTCGACGTGCCGCTGCCCGCCGCTGCTTGAGCCGTGCCACATCATCTTCTCTGGCCTGGGACGAAACAGAAGGCGAGGCAAGGATGGGTgaagttttggttttggtttcagGAAAGCTTCTATGATTGAACGTGATTTATGGCTCACCAGGTGCTATCGCTGAGAACGTCTTTGCCATTGAAGGAGTAGATTGGAACGTTGTCCTTTATTCTGCCATCATTGAAGATGGCGTCCCAGCTGTCGAACAGAACTTCGTCCTGACAAGACAATTAGTGCAAGAGTCTGGTGGAGACTTGTGCAAGtaactgaactgttttcatgctgtgaaTGTTAATGTGCTGCCCCATTTTGTCATATTCATCCTGTTAATTTGGTACGTTCACCTGCCCAGGTTTGTCCTGTTATTTTATCTTCAGTGACTTGTGCAACCCTGTCTTGttgaatgataaataaataaaccttgAAGCCTGTGGTTGTCCTTATCAGCTGGAAATGTTTTACCTTCAGGTTGACTATTGGCAAACGGTCCCTGTCGACCTTGCGGACGATGCTGTGTAGATCCTGGAGTCTGGAGGACAGGAAGGCCCGGAAAGTCCCCTTCATCCCGATGGCCTGAGCCTGAGTGAAGCACAACAAGTCTGCACCGCGGATGCCACGCATGGATCCGGTCTGAGGGCTGTTCAGGGCGATCAGGTGAAGCTGCAGAAACATGTCCAGTAGTAATACTTAACTTCATAATAAAACATGAAGCTGAGAAGTGAGTGTGATGTTTAAAAGTGGCCTCACTTACGCCTGGACCTGAATTATGATGGTGGACTGGAGTCTCCGGCACAGGAGGAGGTGGTCTTCGCTGAGGAGTAACTGCGTAGCGACCGTCTGGGTACGCAGGCCGTTCCTGGGTTGTGTGGATGAAATGCCTGCCGTCTGGTTGATTTAACCGCTCCGAGAAACTTGGAAACCTGGGATCTGTTGGTGCTGGGTACCGTGGATCCGGCTGATACGAGGAGTCAGGTTGGTATCTTGGATCAGGGTGGGTTGGGTATCTGGGATCAGGGTGGGTTGGATATCTGGGATCCGGGTTTGATGGGCGTTCAGGCTCAGGGTGATGCTGGTGACGGCCAGAGTCGGGGTGGACCGGACTCTCAGGCGACCGATGGGAGTCGTGTGTGGAGGTGTCGGTGTTGGAGTGGTGGTCTGGGGAGTAGGGCACGACTGGAGGGGGCTCCACAGCTGCAACCTCATTACCCTGAAGATAATGTGAACGATACGCATTAGAAAAGGATGCTTTATGTGCTccgagaaagagaaaaaaggcaaaactaCACTCACATCCTCACTGGGCAAAGGAATATAGCTTCCgagctgaaaaaaacaaacgaGACAAGTGCATAAATATACATGACATGAAAGTATTTTCCCGTCTCTCCTGTAGATTTATgaccaaagaaaaagaatattttacGTGGACTTGACGAACTCCATCTCGGACTCTCAAGTAGAGATCTGTTTGTTCTATCACGTAGACCAGAGAGCCCTCAGGTTGTCTTCTAGCCATGGAGGTCATGGTGTCATAAGACCTCAACACTGTcacctgcaaacacagaaacacacttaaCACCCAATATCAAATACCAAGACTTCCTGTAGTGCCACAGCTATGTTTAAGAACAGCTGTGAGACAGTCGTGTTTATATTTCATGACACCTTGTTAGGTAATAAAGCTCCAGAATCTGAAGGTGTAAACAAGTTCTCTCACCCCTGAGGAGTGTCCAGGTACTCCAGGTGCTCCAGGTGGTCCTGGTGGTCCAGGAATGCTGATAGCTGTCattcgggggggggggggggggggggggggtcaagtGAGTTCAAATGATCCTGAACACAGACTACATCTTAAATATTTGATTCTAACTCACTCTGTGTGCCCCTGTAAGGTCCAGATAAGGATGGCCCTGGAGGTCCAGGGGGCCCTGGTGGTCCAGGCTGCCCATCATAGCCTCTTCCTGGTGGTCCAGGGGGCCCCTGAGGGCCTGGCGGGCCAACGATTGAGTCACCCTGATGGGACGAGGATAGAaaagcatttacattttgatatCTTTGAGAATGAGGTGACACCTGCACACCTGATGAATTTTGATTTTGGGATCTTACAGGAGGTCCACGTTCTCCTGGGGGTCCGCTCACTCCATAGCGGGGGTCATAATATCCTCCGCCCggttctcctttctctcccttcaAGCCTGGACTGCCCGACTCacctttcatctctctctggACACATCAACATTAACATCCGGGGGgacattaacaaaataaacagaatctTTCTGATTCCATAACCCATCATTATTGTGCTTAAAGTTGAGGCTTACCCTGAAAGCGTAAATGTCAAAGTTTGACCCGAAACCTGCATCAGAAACGAAACGGCTCGCTTTGAGTTTCTCTTTatacataaaacaattattttaaagatttttctgCCAGCACGTGCACAGGTGAAGTGGTGCTACCTGGAATTTCAAGTGTCCCCGGTGGTCCACGATCACCTTTTTCTCCTTTGACGGCTACAAACCAGAGGAACAGCAGAGACTTATTGTGATAAAGCACTTTGatctttaaaggaatagttttaGATCTTTGAAAATACGAgtgctttcttgctgagagttagagCAGAAGTTTGACAAGATGGCAAAAGCACACTTTTCTGAAAATGTCCACCTTGTCTTTCATTCCTGGCACTTGGAATATGAAGTGAATTTTACCTGGGTAATTCCTGGAGTAGTCCTCATACCCCTGAAATAACAATGAAGATAATCCATATTGAGAAATTAATATTAGTTAAACTACTGCTCTCAATTCAAAATTTCCCCAGTTTGcaatttttctttattaattacTTTTAACATAtgctcattttgaatttaatggACAGACATAAGACAAACTCTGTGATAAACATTTCACTTCTGCACTCACTCTGAATCTGTCGAGGTTAGCAGGAGGTCCAGGAGGTCCAGGAGGGCCCGGCGGACCTGGAGGGCCCTGGGAAACAACAAATATCGATTACTGCATGTTGATGGCCTGATCATAAAGACAACACAAGGTCAGGAGCAAACGGGACCAAATCGTTGATACTGACGGGGTAACCATATCCAGATCCAGTGCCTGAAACTCCCCTCTCTCCTTTGGCGCCGTTCAGCCCTGGTCGACCCTGCAATAGAGATGGTTTGACATAAAATATTGGCACGTTTAAAGCCTCGTTGTGTAAACTAAAAACTTTGAGGATTCAAGAATGTTGTCTTGTCTGCACCATGTGCAAGGAATCTACTCACGGGTCTGCCGGGAAGCCCAATCTCTCCCTTCTGGCCTGATGGACCAGACGGAccctgaaaatgaaattattcatGCAGGTTGATTGTTCCCATTTGACACTGTTAGCTTAGACAATATCGGCAAAACACTGACAATGCGGGAAATGAAAGTATGTTACACACCGGAGGTCCCACAGGGCCAGGAGGTCCACTCTCACCCTGCAAATAAAGACACATGCATGCTGTAAACATTTTAGACAATGAAGCACTTATTTCGAGTTATTTACAATCGCTGCAGACACTCAAACCTCTGGAGCATCAGCAAGTAAAAGCATCTGAGCTGTGATTGGTGAATGCATCCTAAATGCTTGTGATATAGTAGCTCTTAAAGGTTTGTACCGGCTGTCCTGCCAGGCCACCGATGTACAGGGGTCTCCCATCAGGCCCCAGGATGAGGCCAGGCTCTCCTTTCTGTCCCTGAACACAACAACGGGTTCAAGTTCAGAAATCATCGCTCACAATCTCTGTGTCAAGATAAAGATTTCACTGTATTGTTATCTCAGTTAACAAATGAGAGAACATTTCAGTGCAGGATGAAGTTTTTTACTCAGTGGTTATGAGTACTTTAGCTTAAATAAAGATCTTGCGATATATATGGACAAACAGAGTACACAAGTACAACGCATTACTGGGACAAATATGTTTGTAGCATAAAATGCTGCCAGAAAGTATATTCAGTTTGTGCCTTTTAGTGTGTTAAATTAATCAATTTAAATGTGGACTATCTTACTTTAGGTGCATATCCCGGTGGACCCGAGTCTCCTTTATCTCCTTTTGGTCCCATGGGCCCCTAAGTcaaaacacatgacacacactgacttcCTTCCATTTTCTCACAGGGATCAGACTTTTCCAAACTCAACTGTgcgatgatggtggtggtgacaCATACCGGGAGTCCTGCTCGACCCGGAACACCTTGTCCTCgctaaagaaagagaaaatgatgaacacgtgaagaaaaagaacaaatattgTGCGAACATGTTAGAATATTTTTAGTTGAGTGGGTTTTACGGTGAGGTCAGTTAGAGGACTCACTCACCTGCGAACCTTCGTTCCAATATACGTCATTATACTACAGCAAGACAAAGTTAGGTCAGTTAGTGGGGGGGTGAGCAAACGACTGTGCAGGCAGCGACTGTTAGCGCACACGCGTGACTCAAGCAGAAAGTGAATTTGGAATAAGTGATTTAGTGATTAAATTGCAGGCTGTGACGTGGGGGTTAAATTAATTTCAATGAAACGACTTGACCTCCGACTCACATCATTTGTCTGGTAGATGATTTGTCCTGGAGGTCCGGGAGGCCCTGGAGGTCCGGGTGGCCCGCCATCTCGCCCTGGCAGACCCTGAAACACAAATGGACATAAAATCAGAccaaaagaagagcaaaaaatTGCACTGTGAACATATTACATATCGCTATTGAGAGAATAAAAATCACTGTGTGTCCATCACTGTGGTCCAagctgaaacatctcaacatttattggatggattgtcatgaaattttgcACCAATATTCTGAATGCAcagattaaaaaacagaaacacactgcacataactcaccctctctcctctctctcctctgtctcccttttcaccctaaaaaatgaacacaagcaGCTATTAGTGTCACAATAACAAGCAATACATCTGCATTATGTTTAACTGTGTCTGAACCAGAGCAACAAATCCCAGAATTCATCTGGCGTCCTACCGGCTGTCCGGGGAACCCATTGATGCCTGGTATGCCAGGAGGTCCTCTCGGTCCCTCTGATCCTTTTTCTCCATGCATGCCTGGTAAACCTGGTTTACCCTGgaaatcacaacaaaacatttactCATACTCAGGACTTGAACGGTAAAGAAATCATTTATTGTTTATGACTCGTACAAACTCTGTAGGACTTACAGGTAGACCTGCAATACCAGATGGACCctggaaaacagagaacagGAAAATGAGAGTCTGGGGCTTTCCTGGAAAGAGATCAGGAATCTCACATATTGGTGAATGGGTACCTGTGGCCCAGGTGGGCCTCTGAGTGCAGGCAAGTCATTGGTCGCATCAAATTCACCCTTGTCACCCTGCAaggtgagaggagaagagggggagaagatCATCCCCGACAAATGAATGCGGCTGAATAACATCAGCATAACAAACTAATTTAACTGAATCCTTtatgtatgcatatgtatatgtaaacTCTACtcaccaaaccaaaaaaactaaaaccacCACGGGATGGTGGTTGTCCCGGTGGCCCTGGTGGCCCAGGAGGCCCTGGGGGTCCAACTGGTCCCATGGGACCTGGAAGCCCTGCTAGCCCAGTCTGCCCAGGTGTGCCTGCCCTCCCTGGGTCACCCTGAGCACCCTGAggtgagagatgaaaagaaatcagagtgttttgtgtttcttgggTGATCCACCGAACAAAGACAATTAGACACTGCTGTTAATGCAGAcacagcagaagaggagaggaaaagtggGCGTCGCCAAACAAGAGAGAAAGGTGAAGCAGAATTTACAGAAACGAAAGTAAAGCATCTTtaaacagctgacagaaagcATTTCGCCTCACACTCAGACTCCAGGTTTATGGATAGATGGAATTATTAAAGAACTTGTTAAGCGGGGACTAAAAGTGATGAAAGCTcgagaaaaaggaaggaaatcaCCAAAGCAGAGACCCCGCCCCCAGTACCTGCGACCCATTACACACCGTAGAGGATGGagtaaagaaagagaagaggccGGTGAAAAAGCTGGAGTCTTGCGTGTCTTGCTAGAGAGAAGCAACAAACACGGAGGAGAGAATCTGTCTGGATGCTCACACtttcttcagtttcatttcagttcagggTATGTTTTAAAAGACAAGTTTTGACTTTTCAGGATAAAAGTCAGATTTAACTCACCTTTTCTCCAGATGGTCCTGGAAGACCGAGCTCACCACTGTCACCCTGGAGATGAAAGGCAACaagaaaaaattattttttcgTGGTTGGTTAGCATCACAAAGATCATCCAGGCCCACGTTTTTACTTTTAggagcatttaaaaaaataatctccaacctgttttatttgtaatgTGTGAGAAAAGCGGTTTACATCAGTCTGTTCTCACCTTCACTCCGACGAGTCCTGGTTGCCCCggaggaccaggaggaccaggaggGCCCTGAAATGGCACACAGGGTACACAATcaattatcatttatttaaatcccACAAACAAGAAGCAGATTTGCACCCTCACAGGCTGAAATCTTTTGGTATTTTTTACTGAAAAGTGATCGGAAATAATCACTCAGAAAAGTTGACCAGTTTTCTGACAATCGACTACATCAGTCAAAACTGTACTGAACAAAGCTGAGACACTAACTGGTAGACCAGGGGCTCCATCCAGTCCAGGTGGTCCAGGAGGTCCGAAAGCTATTGGTCCGTTGGACCCCAGTGCCACTGAGGTCCCGGGAGGGCCGGGAGGGCCTGGGGGGCCTGGTGGACCACGTGCACCCTGCATAACAAATCACAAAGAGAGATTATTTTGCATATAAAGATGAGTTCAAAACCAAGTTAAATTTTGCAAATTATCAACATACCCGGATTCTGTCCAAGTCTGGGAATCCTGAGCCCTCCATGTCAAAAAATGTctgccaaaataaaagtcaacagAATATAGTGACAACAGGCCTCAAAGCAATAACAAGTGAAAGAAGACGTGTGCCTGAAGAGTGGACGTACTGGGCGGTCACCGGTGCCAGGTCCAGGAGGCCCTGGTGGACCAGGGGGGCCTCTAGGTCCAGGCTGACCCTCTCCCAGCTCACCCTGGATATATCATACATTATCACGGTAAgtaaatcaacaaaaaacaacaaaaaatcaaaaaacaatacaattcATCCATCTCTCTTAATTCAGTCTGTTCTGCAACCTTTTGTCCTTTGGCACCAGCAGTTCCTGGACTTCCTGGAAAACCACGTGGCCCAGGGGGACCCTGgaaacatgaacaacaacaaaattagaCTACAGAAACGGCCATAATTCATTCTGTATTAATCAAAACATCTCAA
It encodes the following:
- the LOC124055554 gene encoding collagen alpha-1(XVIII) chain-like isoform X2; translation: MLRIQTSLLLLVVCAGNLEAWLWFSNPKPTTETPAETVTTGATTSSGSTGASTPSDSTGANVPSGTTDATAPSGSTGASTPSGTTGATAPSGSTGATTPPSGATGATTTANGTKKKEEKEEDDDLSGVGEEIINLATGIHKFVEAWDATPTARTINGDLTEKVESANLNMTVENGVSLLQLIGDPPPDEITRVYGPRGEAAYVFTPAAVSGQPALAHIPNPFYRHFSLIFHIKPSTPAASVLFSITDGPQKLMYVGVKLSAVQSGRQRVQFFYTEPDSEASYEAASFDVPSLVDTWNRFSLAIFEEQVTFYQGCDSEPQVVKFERSPDPMELDPGAGIFVGQAGGADVDKFQGSIAELKVVGNPRAAERLCDDEDDSDAASGDFGSGEGDRRQTGQTVKTTPASFGPVPEPPVITSQGTTLKETGPAGPGGAKGEKGDRGEKGSRGDVGPAGPKGDSGSSSGFSSPGGGVKGEKGTKGDKGIKGSSGFGYPGNKGERGPQGPPGLPGPPGPAAEVVRLGDGSVVQQVSGPAGPPGPPGSEGPAGPPGADGENGDPGEDGKAGPPGPRGFPGSPGTAGAKGQKGELGEGQPGPRGPPGPPGPPGPGTGDRPTFFDMEGSGFPDLDRIRGARGPPGPPGPPGPPGTSVALGSNGPIAFGPPGPPGLDGAPGLPGPPGPPGPPGQPGLVGVKGDSGELGLPGPSGEKQDTQDSSFFTGLFSFFTPSSTGAQGDPGRAGTPGQTGLAGLPGPMGPVGPPGPPGPPGPPGQPPSRGGFSFFGLGDKGEFDATNDLPALRGPPGPQGPSGIAGLPGKPGLPGMHGEKGSEGPRGPPGIPGINGFPGQPGEKGDRGERGERGLPGRDGGPPGPPGPPGPPGQIIYQTNDRGQGVPGRAGLPGPMGPKGDKGDSGPPGYAPKGQKGEPGLILGPDGRPLYIGGLAGQPGESGPPGPVGPPGPSGPSGQKGEIGLPGRPGRPGLNGAKGERGVSGTGSGYGYPGPPGPPGPPGPPGPPANLDRFRGYEDYSRNYPAVKGEKGDRGPPGTLEIPGFGSNFDIYAFRREMKGESGSPGLKGEKGEPGGGYYDPRYGVSGPPGERGPPGDSIVGPPGPQGPPGPPGRGYDGQPGPPGPPGPPGPSLSGPYRGTQTISIPGPPGPPGAPGVPGHSSGVTVLRSYDTMTSMARRQPEGSLVYVIEQTDLYLRVRDGVRQVHLGSYIPLPSEDGNEVAAVEPPPVVPYSPDHHSNTDTSTHDSHRSPESPVHPDSGRHQHHPEPERPSNPDPRYPTHPDPRYPTHPDPRYQPDSSYQPDPRYPAPTDPRFPSFSERLNQPDGRHFIHTTQERPAYPDGRYAVTPQRRPPPPVPETPVHHHNSGPGLHLIALNSPQTGSMRGIRGADLLCFTQAQAIGMKGTFRAFLSSRLQDLHSIVRKVDRDRLPIVNLKDEVLFDSWDAIFNDGRIKDNVPIYSFNGKDVLSDSTWPEKMMWHGSSSGGQRHVDSFCETWRVGDQTLTGMASSLQSGGLLQQSSSSCSRSFVVLCIENSYISHAKR
- the LOC124055554 gene encoding collagen alpha-1(XVIII) chain-like isoform X4 — protein: MSRRDRWSLLRWPTCVLLLLAVTRIRSQRRMENGVSLLQLIGDPPPDEITRVYGPRGEAAYVFTPAAVSGQPALAHIPNPFYRHFSLIFHIKPSTPAASVLFSITDGPQKLMYVGVKLSAVQSGRQRVQFFYTEPDSEASYEAASFDVPSLVDTWNRFSLAIFEEQVTFYQGCDSEPQVVKFERSPDPMELDPGAGIFVGQAGGADVDKFQGSIAELKVVGNPRAAERLCDDEDDSDAASGDFGSGEGDRRQTGQTVKTTPASFGPVPEPPVITSQGTTLKETGPAGPGGAKGEKGDRGEKGSRGDVGPAGPKGDSGSSSGFSSPGGGVKGEKGTKGDKGIKGSSGFGYPGNKGERGPQGPPGLPGPPGPAAEVVRLGDGSVVQQVSGPAGPPGPPGSEGPAGPPGADGENGDPGEDGKAGPPGPRGFPGSPGTAGAKGQKGELGEGQPGPRGPPGPPGPPGPGTGDRPTFFDMEGSGFPDLDRIRGARGPPGPPGPPGPPGTSVALGSNGPIAFGPPGPPGLDGAPGLPGPPGPPGPPGQPGLVGVKGDSGELGLPGPSGEKQDTQDSSFFTGLFSFFTPSSTGAQGDPGRAGTPGQTGLAGLPGPMGPVGPPGPPGPPGPPGQPPSRGGFSFFGLGDKGEFDATNDLPALRGPPGPQGPSGIAGLPGKPGLPGMHGEKGSEGPRGPPGIPGINGFPGQPGEKGDRGERGERGLPGRDGGPPGPPGPPGPPGQIIYQTNDYNDVYWNEGSQRGQGVPGRAGLPGPMGPKGDKGDSGPPGYAPKGQKGEPGLILGPDGRPLYIGGLAGQPGESGPPGPVGPPGPSGPSGQKGEIGLPGRPGRPGLNGAKGERGVSGTGSGYGYPGPPGPPGPPGPPGPPANLDRFRGYEDYSRNYPAVKGEKGDRGPPGTLEIPGFGSNFDIYAFRREMKGESGSPGLKGEKGEPGGGYYDPRYGVSGPPGERGPPGDSIVGPPGPQGPPGPPGRGYDGQPGPPGPPGPPGPSLSGPYRGTQTISIPGPPGPPGAPGVPGHSSGVTVLRSYDTMTSMARRQPEGSLVYVIEQTDLYLRVRDGVRQVHLGSYIPLPSEDGNEVAAVEPPPVVPYSPDHHSNTDTSTHDSHRSPESPVHPDSGRHQHHPEPERPSNPDPRYPTHPDPRYPTHPDPRYQPDSSYQPDPRYPAPTDPRFPSFSERLNQPDGRHFIHTTQERPAYPDGRYAVTPQRRPPPPVPETPVHHHNSGPGLHLIALNSPQTGSMRGIRGADLLCFTQAQAIGMKGTFRAFLSSRLQDLHSIVRKVDRDRLPIVNLKDEVLFDSWDAIFNDGRIKDNVPIYSFNGKDVLSDSTWPEKMMWHGSSSGGQRHVDSFCETWRVGDQTLTGMASSLQSGGLLQQSSSSCSRSFVVLCIENSYISHAKR
- the LOC124055554 gene encoding collagen alpha-1(XVIII) chain-like isoform X1, yielding MLRIQTSLLLLVVCAGNLEAWLWFSNPKPTTETPAETVTTGATTSSGSTGASTPSDSTGANVPSGTTDATAPSGSTGASTPSGTTGATAPSGSTGATTPPSGATGATTTANGTKKKEEKEEDDDLSGVGEEIINLATGIHKFVEAWDATPTARTINGDLTEKVESANLNMTVENGVSLLQLIGDPPPDEITRVYGPRGEAAYVFTPAAVSGQPALAHIPNPFYRHFSLIFHIKPSTPAASVLFSITDGPQKLMYVGVKLSAVQSGRQRVQFFYTEPDSEASYEAASFDVPSLVDTWNRFSLAIFEEQVTFYQGCDSEPQVVKFERSPDPMELDPGAGIFVGQAGGADVDKFQGSIAELKVVGNPRAAERLCDDEDDSDAASGDFGSGEGDRRQTGQTVKTTPASFGPVPEPPVITSQGTTLKETGPAGPGGAKGEKGDRGEKGSRGDVGPAGPKGDSGSSSGFSSPGGGVKGEKGTKGDKGIKGSSGFGYPGNKGERGPQGPPGLPGPPGPAAEVVRLGDGSVVQQVSGPAGPPGPPGSEGPAGPPGADGENGDPGEDGKAGPPGPRGFPGSPGTAGAKGQKGELGEGQPGPRGPPGPPGPPGPGTGDRPTFFDMEGSGFPDLDRIRGARGPPGPPGPPGPPGTSVALGSNGPIAFGPPGPPGLDGAPGLPGPPGPPGPPGQPGLVGVKGDSGELGLPGPSGEKQDTQDSSFFTGLFSFFTPSSTGAQGDPGRAGTPGQTGLAGLPGPMGPVGPPGPPGPPGPPGQPPSRGGFSFFGLGDKGEFDATNDLPALRGPPGPQGPSGIAGLPGKPGLPGMHGEKGSEGPRGPPGIPGINGFPGQPGEKGDRGERGERGLPGRDGGPPGPPGPPGPPGQIIYQTNDYNDVYWNEGSQRGQGVPGRAGLPGPMGPKGDKGDSGPPGYAPKGQKGEPGLILGPDGRPLYIGGLAGQPGESGPPGPVGPPGPSGPSGQKGEIGLPGRPGRPGLNGAKGERGVSGTGSGYGYPGPPGPPGPPGPPGPPANLDRFRGYEDYSRNYPAVKGEKGDRGPPGTLEIPGFGSNFDIYAFRREMKGESGSPGLKGEKGEPGGGYYDPRYGVSGPPGERGPPGDSIVGPPGPQGPPGPPGRGYDGQPGPPGPPGPPGPSLSGPYRGTQTISIPGPPGPPGAPGVPGHSSGVTVLRSYDTMTSMARRQPEGSLVYVIEQTDLYLRVRDGVRQVHLGSYIPLPSEDGNEVAAVEPPPVVPYSPDHHSNTDTSTHDSHRSPESPVHPDSGRHQHHPEPERPSNPDPRYPTHPDPRYPTHPDPRYQPDSSYQPDPRYPAPTDPRFPSFSERLNQPDGRHFIHTTQERPAYPDGRYAVTPQRRPPPPVPETPVHHHNSGPGLHLIALNSPQTGSMRGIRGADLLCFTQAQAIGMKGTFRAFLSSRLQDLHSIVRKVDRDRLPIVNLKDEVLFDSWDAIFNDGRIKDNVPIYSFNGKDVLSDSTWPEKMMWHGSSSGGQRHVDSFCETWRVGDQTLTGMASSLQSGGLLQQSSSSCSRSFVVLCIENSYISHAKR
- the LOC124055554 gene encoding collagen alpha-1(XVIII) chain-like isoform X3 translates to MLRIQTSLLLLVVCAGNLEAWLWFSNPKPTTETPAETVTTGATTSSGSTGASTPSDSTGANVPSGTTDATAPSGSTGASTPSGTTGATAPSGSTGATTPPSGATGATTTANGTKKKEEKEEDDDLSGVGEEIINLATGIHKFVEAWDATPTARTINGDLTEKVESANLNMTVENGVSLLQLIGDPPPDEITRVYGPRGEAAYVFTPAAVSGQPALAHIPNPFYRHFSLIFHIKPSTPAASVLFSITDGPQKLMYVGVKLSAVQSGRQRVQFFYTEPDSEASYEAASFDVPSLVDTWNRFSLAIFEEQVTFYQGCDSEPQVVKFERSPDPMELDPGAGIFVGQAGGADVDKFQGSIAELKVVGNPRAAERLCDDEDDSDAASGDFGSGEGDRRQTGQTVKTTPASFGPVPEPPVITSQGTTLKETGPAGPGGAKGEKGDRGEKGSRGDVGPAGPKGDSGSSSGFSSPGGGVKGEKGTKGDKGIKGSSGFGYPGNKGERGPQGPPGLPGPPGPAAEVVRLGDGSVVQQVSGPAGPPGPPGSEGPAGPPGADGENGDPGEDGKAGPPGPRGFPGSPGTAGAKGQKGELGEGQPGPRGPPGPPGPPGPGTGDRPTFFDMEGSGFPDLDRIRGARGPPGPPGPPGPPGTSVALGSNGPIAFGPPGPPGLDGAPGLPGPPGPPGPPGQPGLVGVKGDSGELGLPGPSGEKGAQGDPGRAGTPGQTGLAGLPGPMGPVGPPGPPGPPGPPGQPPSRGGFSFFGLGDKGEFDATNDLPALRGPPGPQGPSGIAGLPGKPGLPGMHGEKGSEGPRGPPGIPGINGFPGQPGEKGDRGERGERGLPGRDGGPPGPPGPPGPPGQIIYQTNDYNDVYWNEGSQRGQGVPGRAGLPGPMGPKGDKGDSGPPGYAPKGQKGEPGLILGPDGRPLYIGGLAGQPGESGPPGPVGPPGPSGPSGQKGEIGLPGRPGRPGLNGAKGERGVSGTGSGYGYPGPPGPPGPPGPPGPPANLDRFRGYEDYSRNYPAVKGEKGDRGPPGTLEIPGFGSNFDIYAFRREMKGESGSPGLKGEKGEPGGGYYDPRYGVSGPPGERGPPGDSIVGPPGPQGPPGPPGRGYDGQPGPPGPPGPPGPSLSGPYRGTQTISIPGPPGPPGAPGVPGHSSGVTVLRSYDTMTSMARRQPEGSLVYVIEQTDLYLRVRDGVRQVHLGSYIPLPSEDGNEVAAVEPPPVVPYSPDHHSNTDTSTHDSHRSPESPVHPDSGRHQHHPEPERPSNPDPRYPTHPDPRYPTHPDPRYQPDSSYQPDPRYPAPTDPRFPSFSERLNQPDGRHFIHTTQERPAYPDGRYAVTPQRRPPPPVPETPVHHHNSGPGLHLIALNSPQTGSMRGIRGADLLCFTQAQAIGMKGTFRAFLSSRLQDLHSIVRKVDRDRLPIVNLKDEVLFDSWDAIFNDGRIKDNVPIYSFNGKDVLSDSTWPEKMMWHGSSSGGQRHVDSFCETWRVGDQTLTGMASSLQSGGLLQQSSSSCSRSFVVLCIENSYISHAKR